The following proteins come from a genomic window of Columba livia isolate bColLiv1 breed racing homer chromosome 27, bColLiv1.pat.W.v2, whole genome shotgun sequence:
- the COMP gene encoding cartilage oligomeric matrix protein: protein MIAALAFAFLCLSCPFASCQQRRIGGEVGPEMLEEMRETNRVLMEVRDLLKQQIKEITFLKNTVMECDACGMHTEATGPVITVTQFNRCLPNSCFPGVTCTETGTGFRCGPCPPGYSGNGTHCTDINECNANPCFPKVQCINTSPGFRCDPCPPGFTGQTVEGVGLAYARANKQVCTDINECETGAARNCVPNSICINTRGSYKCGACKPGFVGDQITGCKSQSVRRCPNGEISPCHEKAECVVERDGSISCVCLVGWAGNGYVCGKDTDIDGVPDEKQRCSDKKCRKDNCMTVPNSGQEDADRDGIGDACDDDADGDGILNAEDNCVYTRNADQRNADKDNFGDACDNCRQVKNNDQRDIDGDGRGDECDDDMDGDGIKNPTDNCQRVPNPDQKDSDGDGVGDVCDSCPTVSNPDQKDTDHDLVGDVCDTNQDSDGDGHQDTRDNCPTVPNSSQVDTDNDGLGDECDDDDDNDGIPDEKPPGPDNCRLVPNPAQEDSDGDGVGNLCEDDFDRDMVIDRIDVCPENAEVTLTDFRAFQTVVLDPEGDAQIDPNWIVLNQGMEIVQTMNSDPGLAVGYTAFNGVDFEGTFHVNTATDDDYAGFIFGYQDSSSFYVVMWKQMEQTYWQANPFRAVAEPGIQLKAVKSKTGPGEYLRNSLWHTGDTTDQVKLLWKDPRNSGWKDKTSYRWFLQHRPQVGYIRARFYEGPEVVADTGVVLDTTMRGGRLGVFCFSQENIIWSNLRYRCNDTIPEDYETFRVQQD from the exons ATTAAGGAGATAACATTCCTGAAGAACACAGTCATGGAGTGCGATGCCTGTG GCATGCACACCGAGGCCACGGGCCCCGTCATCACCGTGACACAGTTCAACAGATGCCTCCCCAACTCCTGCTTCCCCGGCGTGACCTGCACCGAGACCGGCACCGGGTTCCGCTGCGGACCCTGCCCCCCGGGCTACTCGGGCAACGGGACCCACTGCACAGACATCAACGAG TGCAACGCAAACCCCTGCTTCCCCAAGGTCCAGTGCATCAACACCAGCCCCGGGTTCCGCTGCGACCCCTGCCCGCCCGGCTTCACCGGCCAAACAGTCGAAGGGGTTGGACTGGCCTATGCCAGGGCCAACAAGCAG GTTTGTACTGACATCAACGAATGCGAGACAGGTGCTGCCAGAAATTGTGTCCCAAACTCCATCTGCATCAATACAAGG GGATCCTACAAGTGCGGGGCTTGTAAACCCGGCTTTGTCGGGGATCAAATCACCGGCTGCAAGAGCCAGTCGGTGAGACGCTGCCCCAACGGCGAGATCAGCCCGTGCCACGAGAAAGCCGAGTGCGTGGTGGAGCGCGACGGGTCCATCTCCTGCGTG TGCCTCGTGGGCTGGGCAGGGAACGGCTACGTCTGCGGGAAGGACACGGACATCGATGGAGTCCCCGATGAGAAGCAACGCTGCTCTGACAAGAAGTGCCGCAAG GACAACTGCATGACTGTCCCCAACTCCGGCCAGGAGGACGCAGACAGGGATGGGATTGGAGATGCTTGTGATGACGACGCTGACGGAGATGGGATCTTAAACGCTGAG GACAACTGCGTGTACACGCGCAACGCCGACCAGCGCAACGCCGACAAGGACAACTTCGGTGACGCGTGTGACAACTGCCGCCAAGTGAAGAACAACGATCAACGGGACATCGACGGCGACGGGAGGGGAGATGAGTGTGACGATGACATGGACGGAGACG GGATCAAAAACCCGACGGACAACTGCCAGAGAGTCCCCAACCCAGACCAGAAGGACAGCGATGGCGATGGAGTAGGAGACGTGTGTGACAGCTGCCCAACCGTCAGCAACCCAGATCAG aaagaTACTGATCACGATCTCGTGGGAGATGTCTGCGACACCAACCAGGACAG CGACGGGGACGGTCACCAAGACACGCGGGACAACTGCCCGACGGTGCCCAACAGCTCCCAGGTGGACACAGACAACGATGGGCTGGGGGATGAATGTGACGATGACGACGACAATGACGGGATCCCAGATGAGAAACCTCCAGGCCCTGACAACTGCCGGCTCGTCCCTAACCCTGCCCAGGAAGACTCGGACG GCGATGGGGTGGGGAACCTCTGTGAAGACGACTTTGACAGAGACATGGTGATCGACAGAATCGACGTGTGCCCAGAGAACGCTGAGGTGACGCTCACCGACTTCAGGGCTTTCCAGACCGTTGTGTTGGACCCCGAGGGTGACGCGCAGATCGACCCCAACTGGATTGTCCTCAACCAG GGCATGGAGATTGTCCAGACCATGAACAGCGATCCCGGCCTGGCTGTAG GTTACACGGCGTTCAATGGAGTGGACTTTGAGGGCACGTTCCACGTCAACACTGCCACAGATGACGATTATGCCGGTTTCATTTTCGGCTACCAGGACAGTTCCAGCTTCTACGTGGTGATGTGGAAGCAGATGGAACAGACGTACTGGCAGGCGAACCCCTTCCGGGCAGTAGCAGAACCTGGAATTCAGCTGAAG GCAGTGAAATCTAAAACCGGCCCTGGCGAGTATCTGCGCAACTCCCTGTGGCACACGGGGGACACCACGGACCAGGTGAAGCTGCTCTGGAAAGACCCTCGCAACTCCGGCTGGAAGGACAAGACGTCCTACCGCTGGTTCCTGCAGCACCGGCCTCAGGTCGGGTACATCAG AGCTCGGTTCTACGAAGGCCCTGAAGTCGTAGCAGACACTGGAGTTGTCCTCGACACGACCATGCGAGGGGGACGGCTCGGCGTCTTCTGCTTCTCCCAGGAGAACATTATTTGGTCAAACCTGCGTTACCGCTGCAATG ACACCATTCCAGAAGACTACGAAACGTTCCGAGTCCAGCAGGACTAA